CTGTTTTCCATCGCAACGGCAAACGTTCGTTTCACCTCAGTTGGGGCGATCGCTATCGCTGCAGAGGCTTCGTCTTCCGCGAGGATCTTTGGATCGATCCCAATCACGTCTTTTCCCGTAGGCATCATCAGCCTGGCCATGATAGGCAGGATAATAAGCAGCGCGACCGTAATGAACAGGTTATAGCTGGTGAAGATGGTATCCGTCAGCGGAATCAGCCCAGCTGTTTTTTCCATCGGATTTCCTGGAGTGGCAGCCACGAGGGGAATAGAACCTGACAGTCCGCCGTGCCATGTAAGAAAACCGATATACGCACACGCGATCAGAAAACGGTAATCCGAGCCAGGAATCCGTTTGGCTACTTCCTTTGCGAACAGGGCACCAACGATCAGCCCGAACCCCCAGTTGATAAAACAAGCAAGCCCAGAACCAACCGTAACTAAAATGACCCCTTGAGCTGGTGTTTTAGCAATTCCGGCTAGCTTCACCATCCATTTTTTGATCAATGGTGAACTGGCTAGGGCATGCCCCGTCACCAGGACGAGAGCCATCTGCATCGCAAAGGCCAGAAGGTTCCAGAATCCCGATCCCCAGAAACCTACCATTTCGATGGGGCTGTGATGCGTAAAAATAACACCGGATAAAAAGAGAATGATTGTCAGGATTAATGCAAACACAAATGGATCAGGCAAGAACCTCTGCACAAGGGTAGTGAAGAAATTAGATAGCGCTTTCATTTTATTCTCCTTCTCTGTTAATCTATTTACTTTTTTAAAAGTACACTGTATAAATATTCATCTTAACGAAGTAAAAATCCTGTCTGTCTTTTTTCCTATTTGTAAAATTTCATCACTATTCGGCGAAAAATATCAAAAAAAGCAAGAATGATATTTGGCACCATTCTCGCTCTTCTTATTACTCTCCCACCATCAGTACTACTTTTCCCGTGCTTTTTCTGCTTTCCACCCATTCGTGGGCACGGGCTGCATCTTTTAAAGAAAACTGCTGTCCAATATTGATTTCCACTCGGCCATCCTCCAGCAACGGAAACACTTTAGGAGCGATTCTTTGCAGTACATCTGGCCTCTCCTTTCTCGTCGTACCGAGGCTGAAGCCGAGCACCGAACGGCAGCTTGAATGCAGCTCACCCGCCGGAATATTGCCATAGCTTCCACTGGAATTTCCGAAAACAACGAGGCGGCCATATTTGGCCAAACAGCTGAAACTCGCTGCAGTCAGGTCCCGGCCGACCGAATCAAGAATGATGTCAGCTCCCTTTCCATGAGTCAGCTCATTCACTCTTTGAGCAACATTATCCTGCTCATAACAAATGACATGATGAGCGCCGGAATCCTTGGCTGTTTTGATTTTGTTTTCATTTCCCACCGTGCCGATCACAATGCCCGCACCAAGAGCGAGGGCCATCTGCACTGCTGTCGTTCCAACACCGCCGGCCGCTGAATGAATGACAACAGTCTCTTCTTCCTCTATCTGCGCCAAATTGGCGAGTAAATGGTATGAAAGAAACGAAACGATACCGCAAGCCCCTGCTGTTTCAAAGCTCATGCTGTCCGGTATCGCGAATGTCAAATTTTCGTCTGCTGCTATGTATTCTGCATAGGAACCGTTATGAGGAAAGGCAAGAACCCGCTGCCCCACTTGAAGGCTCTGTACGTCTTCACCCACCAGCTCCACTACCCCAGCCGCTTCCAAACCCGGAATAAATGGCAGAGTTCCCTTTCCCTTATTCCCATGCCTCGCTTTAATGTCTGCGTAGTTTACAGAAGTAGCCTTCACCTTAATTAACACCTGTTTGGATTTGATAGAAGGCACATTCATATCCAGGTACTCCATGTTCTCTGGTCCGCCAAATTTCGTCACCGCAATTGCCTTCATCGTTCCGTTGATCGTCCCCTTCATCCCATTTCCTCCTTTTTCCTTTTATTATGGTGCCAGGCACCACAATTACACAAGTGTCAAAACGCGGTGCCTGGCACCATCAAAGTGGACCCTCACAGGTCTTGGCACCACAAAAATCTCCCTCCTTCTGGTAAACTTAATGAAAATGAAAATACATAGATAGGATGGGATACGATGACTGCTCGAAAACTGCTGATCGCTCAAAATGTTGATGCTGCTTATGTTGAAAAAGTGCAGGAAGTAATACCGGAATGGACCATTGTGACCGGCAAGGATAAGGAAATATGGCAAAAGGAAGCTCCCGATGCTGAAGTGATCGCCGGATGGAAAAAAGGGATGGAGGATTACACCCTTGACAGTGAAAATTCATCTTTAAAATGGGTGCAAACGTGGAGTGCCGGGGTAAACAGTCTTCCATTAGACAAGCTATCCAGCAAAAATGTGCTTCTGACCAGTGCCAACGGGGTTCATGCCTTCCCGATTTCTGAGACCATTTTCGCCCTCATGCTCGGGCTGACCCGCAAAATTCATACGTATGTCCGCAACCAGCAGTCCAAAACATGGGATCATTCCAATCTTAAGCTTGAAATTCACGGAAAGACGATCGGCATCCTTGGTACAGGTGCGATCGGAAAAGAAACGGCAAAGATTGCAAAAGCGTTTGGCATGAGAGTTCTAGGTATGCGCCACTCCGGAAAACCCGAAGAATATATCGATAAAATGTATACATCTGATGAGTTGCATGATCTGCTGCCTGAATGTGATTATGTGGCAGTGACGCTCCCGCTTACAGAAAAGACCCATCACCTTCTTGGCCAAAAAGAGTTTCAGCTCATGAAAAACTCTTCTTTCTTCATTAATATAGGACGCGGTGACATCGTGGTCGAAGAAGAGATGATTGAAGCGCTGAAGAACGGTGAAATTGCCGGAGCCGGGCTTGATGTGTTCGAGACCGAACCGCTCGGAAATAACAGCCCGCTTTGGGAGATGGAAAATGTCATCATTACACCCCATACCGCCGGATCCACACAGTATTACGACCAGCGGGTGATCGAGGACATCTTGATTCCTAACTTAAAGGAATATGTAAACGGAAAGACACCTTCCATTAACGCGGTTGATTACAAGAAAGGCTATTAAACCATCACTAAAGAGGTCCTAATCAAAAGGACCTCTTGCCACTGACAATTATGTAACTGCCCACTCTACGGCGGACTCCATTAACCTAGCCACCCCATAAATAAAAGAGATGGATCTTCTCCATCTCTTTCTTCATTTAAAATCCTTCCACGTATAATCAACCGACAGCATACCTGCTGGCACCCTTCTATTCAGCGAAGGATCCTCCTTTACCGCCAGTTCCGGCCTTTTAAAGCAAACAAGGCTTTTATAAAAGCCAAACTTTTGGCATACTTCTGGTCTTGCCGAATAGATGCCGCACTTGTCCTGATCCAGATCATAAAAGATGCACGTTCCGTAGTAGCGGTTCTGGTTCTCCAGCTTGCTCCGCAGTTTCCGCGGCATGGTCTTCACTTTCTTTTTTATTTTTTTGAGCTCTGCTTCTGTTATGGCAACCGGTCCGCAGCATAGTCCTCTGCATCCCTTGCATGGCAGCGTATTCTCCATCCGCATCCTCCTCCTCAGCCAGGTACCCCGTTAGCCCTAACTTTCTTTCAGCCCATTAATTTCCACAAAAACCTGTCGAATCCTTTTTTGGTTTGTTTTTTGTGTTTTTGGTGCCAGGCACCGCGTTTTGACATATGTCAAAAAGGGGTGCCTGGCACCACTCCCCGCACATTCTTTTATCTTCAAAATAATTCAAAAAAATCTACAAATTTCTAGGTCTTTCGTGATATATTAATCTAGCAGTGCAAAAAATTGAAAGGCTGTGAATCTATGTCGTTTACACGCTCGTTCAAGAAGTTATTGGCATCATCACTTGCAGTCGGACTTGTATCATCCCAATTAGCCAGTCCAACGCTCGCCGCTTCTAAACCTGCTAAAAAACCTGCTCCAAAAGTACCATTTGAAATATCTGCACCCTATGTGGATTTCTCAAAAGGCACAAAAGCTTCTGTAACGGTTACCCCTAAAAAAGGGAACCCGGGTAAAGAAGCTGTCGTTTTTCAGCTTATGAAAGGCAAAACACCCGTTTCACAAGCAGCAGTAGAAACAGACATCAAGAAAAGCTCCAATTTTTCTGCTTATTTCGATTCAACAAACCCAACCTACTGGGTACAAGTATTTGTCGTTAAGAATTACAACGGCAACACCAGCAAGTTTGGCTCGAACCTCGCAACACCGGTATCAACATCACCTACGGCACTTCGCATCATGGAAACAACAGATATCCATACCAATCTAGTAGCTTATGATTATTACAAATCCGCACCATCTGACGTCGTCGGCCTGTCCAAAACGGCAACTCTCGTCCAGGAAGCACGCGATGAAGTAAAGAATAACGTTCTTGTCGACAATGGAGACTTGATCCAAGGAACTCCACTCGGAACGTATGTAGCGAAAGTCAACCCACTTAAAAAGGGTGCAGTCCACCCAGTCTATAAAGCTATGAATCTCATGGGCTATGATATTGCTACGTTTGGAAACCATGAGTTCAACTACGGCTTGGATTTCCTGCAAAATGCGGTCAGGGGTGCGAAATTCCCTTACATCAATGCCAACATCTATAAAAAAGACAAAGACAGCAACCCGAATAATGATAAAAACGAATTCACTCCATATAAAATCGTTACGAAAAAAGTGAAAGACCAAACCGGTAAAACAGCCACTGTAAAAATCGGTTACCTTGGTCTTGTAGCGCCGCAGATCATGGATTGGGATAAAAACAACCTCGAAGGCAAAGTAACGGCCCGAGGAGTCGTCGAAACTGCACAAAAATTTGTACCGCAAATGAAAAAAGCCGGTGCAGACGTTGTGGTTGTTATGGCTCACTCTGGTTTCAATGGCGATATCAAGAACAGCGAAGATACGATTTATGCCTTGAGCAAAGTGTCTGGAGTCGATGCAATTACGTTCTCTCATACGCACAAAGTTTTCCCTGCAGCCGATGAAAAATCGCTGGATGCGCTTTTTAAAGACGCACAAGGAAATGTCCTTCCCGGCGTGGATAACACAAAAGGAACGATTAACGGTGTAGCTGCTGTTCAAGCCGGCTATGGCGGAAGCAACCTTGGAATCATCGATCTTAATCTACAAAAAGTAAAAGGAAAATGGAAGATCTACAATACGCAATCCTCCACAAAAGCCATTTTCAATAAAAACACAGGGTACAAAGCTGACGAAGATCCGGAAATCGTTGACGCGGTAAGAAAAGATGTAAACGCAACAATCAAATACGTCAACACGCCAATCGGTAAAACAACGGATGATATCTACAGCTACTTCGCGCTTGTAAAAGACGATCCTTCCGTACAGGTCGTAACGAACGCGCAAAAATGGTATGCGGAAAAATACATCGCAGCCAACAAACCGCAATACAAAGACCTGCCAATTCTATCTGTAGGTGCACCATTTAAAGCAGGACGAAACGGTGTGGAAGAATATACAGAGATCAACAAAGGCGACTTGACGATCCGCAGCGCCGCTGATCTGTATCTTTATGACAACACCATTAAAGCAATTAAAGTAAAAGGGTCTGACATCAAGCAATGGCTTGAAATGTCAGCAGGCAAGTTCAACACGATCGATCCGAACAAAGCAGGAGAGCAAAAGCTGCTTAATGATACTTTCCCTGTTTACAACTTCGATGTGATCGACGGTGTAACGTACCAAATCGATGTTACAAAACCAGCTCGCTATGACGTAAGAGGCGTGAAAATTTCGGATTCCAGCCGTATCAAGAACCTGAAATTCAACGGCAAGTCGATCGATCCGGACCAAGACTTCATCGTTGTGACAAACAACTACCGCGCATCAGGCGGCGGAAACTTCCCTGGTATTAAAGGTGCGGAGTATGTCATTGACTCTACAGAAGAAAACCGTCAAATCTTGATGGATTACATCACAGAGAAAAAGGAGATCACTCCTACGGCTGACAGCAACTGGTCAATCGCACCGATCCAAGGAGACGCAGACGTTACGTTTACTTCTTCTCCAAACGGAGCAAAGTACCTTACTCCGGACAGCAAGATCTCTTACACTGGAAAAACGGATGATAAAGGCTTCGGCATCTACAAGTACGACCTAAAAGGTGAAAAACCTGAGGACTTCAAATTGTCCATCATGCACACGAACGATACACACGCTCACATTGATAACGTGGCAAAACGCATCACGGCGATCAAAGACGTGCGTGCTGCAAAGCCTAACTCTTTATTGATCGATGCAGGCGATGTTTTCTCGGGTACCCTTTACTTTAACGAGTTCAAAGGACAAGCAGACCTTGATTTTATGAACCTTGCAAAATACGATGTAATGACATTCGGAAACCATGAATTCGATCTAGGCGCAAGCCCGGAGGGACACAAAGCGTTATCCGAATTTGTAAAAAAAGCAAACTTTCCTTTTGTCAGCGCGAACGTAGACTTTTCGCAGGACAGTCTGTTTAATGGCCTGCAAACGAAAAAGATCAGTGCAGCGCCGCAAAACGGAAACATCTACACGGGAATTATTAAAGAAGTAAACGGTGAAGAAGTTGGAATCTTCGGGCTGACCACTGAAGAAACGAAAGACATCTCAAGCCCAGAAAAAGTTCAATTCCAAAACTACTTGGAACAAGCACAAAAGGCAGTACAATCATTTGAAGACCGAGGTATCGACAAGATCATCGCAGTAACTCATATCGGCTATGACGATAATCCTGCGTACGATAATGACCTTGAGCTTGCTAAAAGAGTGGATGGCATTGACGTGATCGTCGGCGGACACAGCCATACACAGCTTAATGCACCAGTTGTTGTATCCAAAGACGAAGACGGCAAGGATAAAGATTCCACTGTGATCGTTCAAACGGGACAATACAGCGATAACCTTGGTACATTGGATGTTGACTTTGACCAAGACGGAAAAGTAGTAAAAGAAGAAGGCAAACTAATTAAACTTGCTGACCAGAAGGATGATCCTGAAGCAGCGGAAATGCTTAAGAAATACTCTGATAAAATTGCAGATGTAAAGAACAAGCCTACCGGCGCAACTGCAGTGAATGCATTGGAAAACCCTCGTTCTTCCGAC
This genomic stretch from Fictibacillus marinisediminis harbors:
- a CDS encoding TIGR00366 family protein; amino-acid sequence: MKALSNFFTTLVQRFLPDPFVFALILTIILFLSGVIFTHHSPIEMVGFWGSGFWNLLAFAMQMALVLVTGHALASSPLIKKWMVKLAGIAKTPAQGVILVTVGSGLACFINWGFGLIVGALFAKEVAKRIPGSDYRFLIACAYIGFLTWHGGLSGSIPLVAATPGNPMEKTAGLIPLTDTIFTSYNLFITVALLIILPIMARLMMPTGKDVIGIDPKILAEDEASAAIAIAPTEVKRTFAVAMENSRFLSLAIAVLGYSYIIYYIATNGFKIDINTVNLLFFTTGLLLHGTPLSYMNAVSNAAKGTAGILIQFPFYAGIQGMMELSGLGGMITNAFISISNPSTFPFFAFLSSGFVNFFVPSGGGHWVVQGPFIMPAAQQLGVEPGIAAMAIAYGEAWMNMAQPFWALPALAIAGLGARDIMGYCVTTLLVSGVIFAVGLSFF
- a CDS encoding quinone oxidoreductase family protein; amino-acid sequence: MKAIAVTKFGGPENMEYLDMNVPSIKSKQVLIKVKATSVNYADIKARHGNKGKGTLPFIPGLEAAGVVELVGEDVQSLQVGQRVLAFPHNGSYAEYIAADENLTFAIPDSMSFETAGACGIVSFLSYHLLANLAQIEEEETVVIHSAAGGVGTTAVQMALALGAGIVIGTVGNENKIKTAKDSGAHHVICYEQDNVAQRVNELTHGKGADIILDSVGRDLTAASFSCLAKYGRLVVFGNSSGSYGNIPAGELHSSCRSVLGFSLGTTRKERPDVLQRIAPKVFPLLEDGRVEINIGQQFSLKDAARAHEWVESRKSTGKVVLMVGE
- a CDS encoding D-2-hydroxyacid dehydrogenase, translating into MTARKLLIAQNVDAAYVEKVQEVIPEWTIVTGKDKEIWQKEAPDAEVIAGWKKGMEDYTLDSENSSLKWVQTWSAGVNSLPLDKLSSKNVLLTSANGVHAFPISETIFALMLGLTRKIHTYVRNQQSKTWDHSNLKLEIHGKTIGILGTGAIGKETAKIAKAFGMRVLGMRHSGKPEEYIDKMYTSDELHDLLPECDYVAVTLPLTEKTHHLLGQKEFQLMKNSSFFINIGRGDIVVEEEMIEALKNGEIAGAGLDVFETEPLGNNSPLWEMENVIITPHTAGSTQYYDQRVIEDILIPNLKEYVNGKTPSINAVDYKKGY
- a CDS encoding YkgJ family cysteine cluster protein, with amino-acid sequence MENTLPCKGCRGLCCGPVAITEAELKKIKKKVKTMPRKLRSKLENQNRYYGTCIFYDLDQDKCGIYSARPEVCQKFGFYKSLVCFKRPELAVKEDPSLNRRVPAGMLSVDYTWKDFK
- a CDS encoding bifunctional 2',3'-cyclic-nucleotide 2'-phosphodiesterase/3'-nucleotidase, translated to MSFTRSFKKLLASSLAVGLVSSQLASPTLAASKPAKKPAPKVPFEISAPYVDFSKGTKASVTVTPKKGNPGKEAVVFQLMKGKTPVSQAAVETDIKKSSNFSAYFDSTNPTYWVQVFVVKNYNGNTSKFGSNLATPVSTSPTALRIMETTDIHTNLVAYDYYKSAPSDVVGLSKTATLVQEARDEVKNNVLVDNGDLIQGTPLGTYVAKVNPLKKGAVHPVYKAMNLMGYDIATFGNHEFNYGLDFLQNAVRGAKFPYINANIYKKDKDSNPNNDKNEFTPYKIVTKKVKDQTGKTATVKIGYLGLVAPQIMDWDKNNLEGKVTARGVVETAQKFVPQMKKAGADVVVVMAHSGFNGDIKNSEDTIYALSKVSGVDAITFSHTHKVFPAADEKSLDALFKDAQGNVLPGVDNTKGTINGVAAVQAGYGGSNLGIIDLNLQKVKGKWKIYNTQSSTKAIFNKNTGYKADEDPEIVDAVRKDVNATIKYVNTPIGKTTDDIYSYFALVKDDPSVQVVTNAQKWYAEKYIAANKPQYKDLPILSVGAPFKAGRNGVEEYTEINKGDLTIRSAADLYLYDNTIKAIKVKGSDIKQWLEMSAGKFNTIDPNKAGEQKLLNDTFPVYNFDVIDGVTYQIDVTKPARYDVRGVKISDSSRIKNLKFNGKSIDPDQDFIVVTNNYRASGGGNFPGIKGAEYVIDSTEENRQILMDYITEKKEITPTADSNWSIAPIQGDADVTFTSSPNGAKYLTPDSKISYTGKTDDKGFGIYKYDLKGEKPEDFKLSIMHTNDTHAHIDNVAKRITAIKDVRAAKPNSLLIDAGDVFSGTLYFNEFKGQADLDFMNLAKYDVMTFGNHEFDLGASPEGHKALSEFVKKANFPFVSANVDFSQDSLFNGLQTKKISAAPQNGNIYTGIIKEVNGEEVGIFGLTTEETKDISSPEKVQFQNYLEQAQKAVQSFEDRGIDKIIAVTHIGYDDNPAYDNDLELAKRVDGIDVIVGGHSHTQLNAPVVVSKDEDGKDKDSTVIVQTGQYSDNLGTLDVDFDQDGKVVKEEGKLIKLADQKDDPEAAEMLKKYSDKIADVKNKPTGATAVNALENPRSSDVGPSVRSNETPLGNLITDAMLDKAKQYNSKTVIALQNGGGIRAPIDAGEITLGEVLTTLPFGNTLATMKLTGAEIKQALEHSVDQSPKESGAFLHMSGMKLKFDSSKPAGQRVVSVEVEETKGQFTALDPAKEYVVATNAFTAKGGDNFEVFKKAYEAGKVTDLGFSDWENLRDYVAKLKTVDPKVEGRIIDEAKK